In Salarias fasciatus chromosome 9, fSalaFa1.1, whole genome shotgun sequence, the genomic stretch AACGCGTTATTgctacaaagaagaagaagtaaagTGGTCTCGGACGAGGGACGGATGGCACTTTGAAGAAAGGAATCGGCCTCCTTTCAGCTAAAATACACCTCCATCCTCTGTTCACCTGTGAGAATTACTAATCTGCATATTTCTTAAAACACTGGGCCAATTCGTTACACTGCAGGACGACCCGAACCCTAATCTCTATTCCAGGGGTTTGAGAACTTTATGACCCTTGAGACTTTCCATATTTAACccgtttaacctttaaaatgacacaaacacagcctCTAGTTTCTAATATAGTTTTAGACCTTAATCAagtttcatttacatttcagaatGTTACATTTCCAGCTGACTCTTTTTTACAGCATGTTTTTCagacaattttgacattttagctgCCTttcaggttcttttttttttaaacagttgttttttgtttttttttttcatttttaagctACTATAACCTTTAATTAGAAAATTCTTATCTTTAGGATTTTTTCCAATTTCTTGGAGTTTTAGCTTCTTTCGCCTATTTTACTTGAGCCATTTTTTATGAGAAATAACTGTCCTTCAGAAAATGACTCTGCTGTGTGCCcgaaccctaaaccctaaccctggCTCAAACAGGAGTGGGATTTTACTCTTCTTAGATTGTTGGTGACAAAATAATCATTTTGGCAACAGTTAAATACAGAGTTCATATTATTTACATGCAGAGAGGAGGACCTTCAGTCGAAGAGGTTTTTAgaggaaagattaaaaaaataacatttaactCAAGAAATCTGATTCCATTCAGAATGGAATTGTAAATATGAAGCGGAAGAATTTAAATTGTTGCAGATCTTAATCGGGAACGTGAGTTTTGACCACATTTTGCTCGGCGAATGACTAAAAATGAACAGTTTGAAATCCGGAGGGCTCGAGGGATGATCTCCACAGAATAACACAGCTTGCATACATAGTCTGGAATCTTGACACTTCAACACCAGCTTTGTGATTCCTGTTCAAAAAgagactaaaaaaaaatgaaacatttaacGATCTGATGCATGGAAAAGTTTAAATCGTCTCTGAAAATGCACGAGGTCTGGATCTTCcacaaaaaacagctgaagtcATGCAGGAAAAGAAGCTGcgctggaagaaaaaaaataaaaaaaagtgagcaaACGAGATCCTTTCATGTTGAACGTTACAGTcgagacaaaaaaacaagagaagaagagggagcTCCGCCGGATCAAAGGCGGCCGTGTCCTGATTGGCTGCGAGACGGGACTACAGAAAGGCGTCTTCCCTGGAGTCTGCAGGCGGCCCAGCATGCCTCTGTGTCTCTTTGATACCGAGGACACAGGCCATGAATAAATACTCCGTCCGAGGGAGGAGGGCAGGAAACCTTCCTCTCATCGCTCTGACCTGATTTGACCTGACAGAAAGAATGAGAAGTGAGATAAGACGAGACGGACTAAACCCGTCGGACGACTGAGTGCGTGTAATCTCACGTTTGGCCTGTGAGTCAGACTGACCTTTGCATTTTTAGCTTTTACACGGAAAGATTCTGAAGACGAGCGCGAACAGAGAAGACGAGGAAGGGAGAGCGAGGCGGTGATTGTCTGATTGAGAAACCCTAAAATCTTCTCTTACAATatattcagtgatttttttgttttgttttgttttgttttttttttggttggagGATGCAGCGATTGCATtctgcatgcacacaaacacaggcgaacacacacacacacacacacacacacacacacacacacacacacacacacacagaaatccaaATCCCGCAGAAACACACGAGTGGCTCGTTAGCTACTCTGACTTCAGCCCATGTTTATCAAAGCCTCCAGAATTTCCTTCAGTGGCCGTAGATTTAGAGGAGACGTGGCGAGGGACGCCGGATGACGTTCTGCTGACTCATCTGGAGAACACCATCTTCCTGGCTGAGCACAAAACTGCTCACAGAGCGAAGGAAATACGACTTCAGCGTCGCCTCGTCGATCGTCTGAAACGTCACACAGCTCAACACTCGACTGGTGACGTCTCTGTTAGCTCCTGTTAGCTCTGGTTTTCCGGCCTGATGAACCGACGCGCTGAAGACTCATCTATTCTCTAAAAACATGGAAACGTTACTGCCTTCACAGTTTTacgtgggtttttttctcccatttttaAGCTATTTTAAgttcaaatcattttttaaaggCCCTTTCAGCCAAGACAtgagtcactttttaaaatgactcTATGGTGGAAGTTAAAAATGATAAACCGTTTATTTAGGTAGAATTTAGTAAAAGCTTCTGAAAGTCTCTACAGAAGAGCTGAAGAGTCTTTAGCATCccatccagcagagggcgctgcttTTAATCAACACACCAGCTCGGTGCCATGATTTAAATCTACAATAACCACTACGGTGACAGCAGGACGTTGCTCTGAAGACTCAGAGGTCGTGTTGTTTTGTGGCGACATTGAGGctccttgttttattttgttcaaacGTTCAGTTTCAGGAACCGAGCACGCCAAATCTCCACTCCGCTCGGCCGTGGACGCTGTGCTGTTCTAACAAAACCAATCAATCAAGTCAGAGTGAACTCTGAGCCACAGCTGAGTTCAGTTTGTGACAGTCTGCCTGAGAACCGTTCAAACTGACAGGATGTCAGGAGAAGcgcagacccagagccagaaAAGTCAACTGTTAGTGGCTGAAGACGTCTCAAAACGATttgctgctgctttaaaaacGGCAGTTCTGTTTCTCCACCGGTCTCGCTGGTCACGgtaaccccgcccccccccagccccagaTGTATGGGCGCTTCGCTCTGGCCCCATAAAGAGTCAAACACACAGGGTTTCAGAGCTTTAAGTCGGTGATTAGAAGATGCAGATACAGAACTGGTGCTCAGTCTCTGGCTCTGAATGACCACTGGTGGAAAAGCGGTGTGAAGAAAACCTGTTTAAAGCGACTCAGGGACTTCCAGAGCTCCACACATTTGGCTTCAAGACTCCTCGAGCTTTGAATTTAGGCTTCATGTCAGTATTTCCTGAAGGGTTTGATAAACATGGGCCGTCGGCTCAGGgccgtcctccctcctctgactGACTCAAAAGAAGGTTATGAAGCGATAAACGAGCAGAGGAAGGTTCATAAACCCTCACAGGACAGGCTCCGGTCATGttgctttacacacacacacacacaccaacaacagaGGGCTATGTGACCCGGGCAGAGCGTGCACGGTGCTCCCGGCTCTTGGCTGGGTCTCTGGAGCAGAGCCGATCCGGGAGAGTCCGGAGAAGGTTCACAGGAAGTGCAtagatggaggaagcagaggcagcCGCTCCCACCCTGTCGCTTTTCTCTCTCTACCTTTTTACTCTTGAAGACAAGAAGCTGCAAATGAAACGGGGACCGATAAAGACGACATGGAAGGACAAAcgacgcgtgcacacacacacacacacacacacacactcacacacaccctcacacacactggggtCAGCACTGCGCTCCGGTTAGCTGGATTGGACGGTGAAGAGCGTGGATGTCCAGTGGGTTTGCCACACGGCCGACTCCACGTCATGTGACCTCAGCGAAGGCGATGTGATTCTGCAggaacagcaaaaaaacaaaaagaattaGAACAATCCAACATGTGTAGTTACTGAAGACCATGATGCCAAATGCATTCATTCCATTTttatactttttctttttcctgttcagGAACAAAGGAGTAAAATATCACGACTGAGAGCCTTTTAGTGTCAGAACAGTTTTTCCTCTGGCATCAGGAAGATATTGGATTTATCTTCCTGTTGCTGGTgtgaagaaggaaaacacaggagaaggagagagagaagaaaacgaAACACAACGCCTGGACCTGAGCTCAGGCAGCAGCTTCAAGACGAAGTAACATCAAACcatcaaaaacaaagaatttaGCAAAACGATGCTGAAGTTCTGAAAAGATACTAAGCGTAAActatttttgaaaatacttcAATCTCTGATTTGATATTTTGAGGCTACGCCGCTGTCGGTGCTAACTGAACTGTGTGTCCTCCGGACTGAACCGAGTGTGACGGACTGACCGGGGGGAAATGAGGAACGAAGCGTTTTACAGCTTTTCTCCggtggtttggctcatttcttgaaatagaaattacattctcaaaacaacatgggcAAACTTCCAAACTGCTTGGCAATTGCTCACGACAGAACGGTGTTTCTCATTCGTTTTATCACACTGGAAATATCTTGGTAAATTTCTCATTGTCTCAGAACGTCTTCGCAAATGATGAATCGCAGCAAGGATAGATTCAGCTCAGTTTCCAAGTGAATATGtcatgttgatctaaactgattgattgattctcagtctaatggttgttctctccaaaacacatCGGTATCACCACATCGTCACtgtatcagtcaccacctgcaaaatcatctgttcaactgtcaaaattagtCAAAAACACTCTTCAATACCAGACATGGATCTGTTGACAAGAGGGTGAGGGGTGAAGtagtgagctgtgaaactccagcttcatgtaCAGCACCATgggcttttgtttccttttgttgCAGTTTATTGAAatctgatggatggaagttactttgtgtgtgaataaaaatgatgaCAGTTTCCTTGGAAGTATGAGAGCGATGTGTGAATCAAAAgttgaaggttcttcttactgtaaaatgctttttttcttcatgttcttcTACAATATGTATTCTGTTAaacaacctaaaaaaaaaaaactatcacagTAACTATTGTGACTGAAGAACTGGGCACAGACTGAAAGGTAGACAAGGAATATTTCAATGATCCTCTGCCCTTAATGACAAAACatctaaacattttgactgtcGGTGTGGTTCAactgaaccgtccaggttgttttgacaagagaaccaagagaattGAGAACATCTGGTCTGTTTCGAGAAAAGCCGAAGCTGTTCGGAAGGATCTTTgcattttggaggctctgactgtttacGTGGGAaataaatgaagctttgaaacatgagtgaacagttttTGGAGAAAGATGAGCTTCTACAAGTGAACTACGGTGTTGAGCTGCACTGTAAGAACGTTTTACGAAATTATCTAGAGTTTTGAACAcgtaatttctgtttcaagaaatgagccaaaccaatggaggaAAAACTGCAATCACTGCAGCAGTCAGATGGAGTCAGAATACACAGCAGCCGCGATAGACGGGGTCCAGTTTCTTTTATCTGACATCGTGTTTGGAGTCTGTTGACGTTCCGgttccagccgattgctgttcTAGAACCTTCCTGGCTGATCTCATCTCCTGCACTGATCTGTTTAACGCCGCCGCTGAGAGCCATTACGGTTTCAAATGAGGCGCGTTTACCCCGTTCTGTTAATGAATCGAGCCATAAATCAGCCTTCAGACGCCGCCTGACTCGTCTTGTGCTTTTTAATTTTCCAAAAACACActtccgtccgtccgtccgtccgtccgtccgtcagCTGGTTGGGCTCATCAGTGATGAAACCACAGCGTCCGTGTGTTCGAACCGACACGtgctctcagctctgctctctgctccgtcCTGCCTGCGCTCCCTTCACTCCGGCTTATTTAGCTTCCAGGCATCTTTAGCCAGGCGCTATTTTTAGAGCAGGCAATTTTCCAGCCAGCCTGTTGTATCCGAGGTGAGAGCGTGAGATTTTCGGCTCTTTGTCAGGCGGGAAGCTGAACCGTGCTCCAGATTTCACCGGTGAGCGACGCCTTATCAGCGGAGGAGAACTCAGCAGGAGAAAAACCACacggaggagaaaaacacatcaaggTGCTGAAACCGGAGTGATGACCCGGGACCGAGACGGAGATGAAACCGAGGCCCGGCAGATGGAGAGGCAGCAGGTTGACGTTCACACATTGTCTTCATCAGCTGTGTTTGATATGAAGTCGTCTTCCTGTCTAACGTGTCAAAAAGATTCGTATATTGCTTTATCTGTTTGTTTAACCCAAATAATGCTATgagatgctaaaaaaaaaaaaagcaaaaaaaacaattacataaAATGGCAAAACTGTGGAAAAGCACCTGTTTTACAGTAGTAAACCAATGactgaaagactgaaaaagCTTGTCGTCTTCATCGTTCAGTTTTGgttacagcagcagcattcGCAGCATTTTCCATATTAGATTTTATGGATGTAAAAAAACTAACAATTGAAAATGATCCGGAGAGGAAAAAGGCTAAACTTGCTGAAACAACcaacaaaagaagcaaaaatgTCCACAAATACCAGCAGATTTTCCTCCATCGTaatttaaaaatacatatttggGGCAAAACTTCTAATAAAATGAATTCTATTTGGAGGAGAGGgtttaaaaatgtctgttttagtcagaaagcttttttctgcttttcataaAAAACAGTGCAGTTCTGATCTCTAATATTCACATGCTGGATCTtccaaaaaatacacaaagctgacaaaaaaaaaacaacaacccagtAACACAAAAGTGGTTAAAAATTGAAGCGTGAAACGAGCAGCGATCCTCCAACAGATTTTCTCCTTCACTAATTCATGCTCACTGCTGTCGGCTTTAAATTTTAACGGCTTTCTGTGGGAGCCTGATCTGGTTTTCGGTCGGCTTTGGGAAACTTGGACGACTTCTGTGGGCTGGGGAAGGATTTCTGTCGAACAAATCTATTGAAATCACTTGGAGGAGACGCTGCGGCCTGCCGCCGAGACGCAGCTGCAATAAACCGAAATACAGCCAAAATTAAACAGAGATGCACCGACGCAGGACGAGTACGAGCATGAACCCTTCACTACTCGCCGATATCGAACAGTGATATAATTATTTCTGAAACCGTGTAAGAGGCGGTTTTGTGTTTTCGCCCATCACAAGGTTTGGCCAGAGAATCCACAGAGCACACCGTAcagagcactgcacacacagttTGCCTTTTGTTTCGGAGGCGCCGGACCCACTGCAGGCCCTGCAGCCAGTCCAGGAAGCGCTGCAGGCACTGCTTCAGGATGAAGGACTCGTCGTCTTCATCATCGGTCTCCTGCAGCGGCAGCGTGCACGGCAGTGTGAAATAAAGAGAACCAGCAGATATCAGCATGATCCAGTTTCCGCTGTCATCTGGAGATGACTGACTGACACGGTGTGAATGTAGAGGTTATCTACGAGTTTTTCTCAGTCCCGACCTGATTCCTCAATCTCCACCTGCTCCAACACACTGATTACAATGAGGGGCTCCTGACTGGGATTTCTGAAGGCTGAGGGATCATTATGGGTGGAGAACACTCCATCAGAGCATGGAAAGGATGctagaagctgtgtgtgtgggagagagcgagcgagagcgcgtgtgtgtgtgtgctgtgtgtgtgtgtgtgtgtgtgtgtgtgtgtgtcagccaccTGCGAGGCGATGTACTTCTCCAGAGGACTCTCCACTCGAGCCATGTTCAGCATAGCCGTGTTGGACCGCTGCTCCGCCGGCGACTCATCATTCAGCAGCAACTTCCCTTTGAAGTTAtggaccacacacaccacctgcacacacacacacacacgtcaattCAGACGTTAGAGAGAGATGTGAGAGGCTGACTGCATTCAAAATGTAGGTCATacactgtgtgtatgtgtgtgtgtgatcttcAATAAAGAGCAAAATGTGGCTTTGAGGTGAAAAATCATTTGAAGAGAAACAGTGTTCTGTTCTGTACGGGTGATCTTCTACAGAGCAGTGCAGCCTGGGATACTTTATGTGGACAACTGAGTCCTGAAACAGACGTTCTTTAAAAGATAAAGTCCTGAAAACATAAGATCttgaaacagaaaacctttaaaGGGAAGATCCTGAAGCCGGATCTGTtggggtttctctgtaaaaatgtctagaaatgactaaaataaagctgaattgaattgaaacaGAAGGTCTTTAAACtgagtccatccatccagcacAGTCTCACCTCCAGCCCAGCTGATCCTACACGGCTGTGCGGGGGCCGGTGGGACTGTCGTCATTAAACTTAATGTATTTTCGGTCGGCAGGCCTCATGCTGTGTGCAGACATTTCAAATATCCTGATGTGACACACATGCGCGCCGTCTTAATTAGCCCCCACAGTCGAATTAGAAGAGATGGCATAAACAAGTGTGATGAGAAGTATAAATAATCCTGATGCCTTAATGCGAGCCGTTATTGTGTCTTAAGCATTAAAAATCCCATTAACGTGTTTCATTTTTACGACCCAAAGCCTCATTATTACGCAGCCCAGCCAAACTGCGGGACCTTTTCAGGCTTTATTGCTCCTGATATATCAGCGGCCCCTCACCGAGATAATCTCAACAAATGATCTGATTCACTGCCTGCTGCTATTCTTGATTTTCGCGTTTTCCTTTCAGGTAAGTTGTGTGTTCTCACCAGGAACGTGGCGATGGCCGTCCCGATGACGAAGCCGGCGATGACGTCCGACCAGTGGTTTCGGTACTCGGCCACGCGGTTCAGCCCGGTGAGGAAGGCCAGACACATGAAGCCCAGAGACAGCACCGGCTTGGCCAGCCGGGTTCCTTTGGCCTGCACCGTGCACGTCACGTACATCTGCGGCAGAACGGAGAGAATAACGCAAAATTTCatatttcagcatttctttggaaataaaagtgtaaaattCCCAAAACTGTTGAAtacttgaaataaataaatgaaaaaacaagTATATTTTCaatgaatttgaattttttctGTCCAATTGCTGAAGCTTCAAAAGATTAAAGTGAACGTTATTAATCCTCTGAACATTGTAGTTTAATTCTGAGTTGTTGGTTCACTTCCCTTTGAGTTTCAGAGATCAGACTTAAGCCCACCTCACACACTGCCCCATGCTTTCTGGAACTTTGAGAATAGAGCTGACAGTCAGAGGAAAGTTCTGCTCATCGTGTCAGGATGcaaataataatacaaaaaaaaaaaaaaaagtcagaaaactcTCCGCGGAGACGCTATAGGATAAAAACTTTTCCtcactgtttcctgtttctgttctttctatGTGACTTTGAAAACTGTGGAGCGACGGAGCGACAGAGACGGAGAGGTGTAGAAATGTGGATCTGTTCCCCcctgagcagctgctgtttcagaaaacttccaGACAGCTGCAGCGGCTGTTAAATATGAGATGTTAAGTCTCTCCTCGGGGCGTCTTTCCATTTTCTCCTCAAGATTTTAAAGAAGTGCTGAAAGAAATTTACAAATACAACTGCTCAACCAAAAAACAGAGAACGAAcataaacagagaaacagatttTTTCTTGTATGAGAGGAACGAGGAGATGAGGAATAATTatgacaataataatattaacaATAATTCAACCAGCATCAAGATTACCTGGATACTTCAGCAATTCCACTCTGAAATTAGCAGTTCacgagaagaaaagaaacaatatCAAACCTCATCAGATTAAATCCATCAAGTCACAGCCGTCTATGAACTGAAAATCAGAAGTACAGATTCTGGTTCAGAATTGGCATGAATTACTACTTAAAATAACTTCCAGAAGGAAACAGAACTATGAGATCCGAGTCAGTCTGATCCAGATTTTAATATTAAAGCAGCATAATGTTAAACCATGGAAAAACTAAAGTCACATTTTGCCCACATtggatttttgttgtttgatatttttaaaaagaaattctcATTTCGTTGAATCTTAGCTGAAGCTGAATGTTCCCACAATATACTCTTCTTGCTGCATTTAACGAGATTAATCATTCTATATGTAGATGATACTCTATTCTAGACTGGCTTTCCACTTCAACAACCCTCCGCAAGAGGTGGCGGCGGCATCAGAACTGGGCTGCacggggaggaaaaaacaaaatatttcattcaaactgaagaagaaagTCTACATCTGGTTTTATGTGGCCACTAATGAAGGGAAGGAGCCTGGAgcgtcctgctgctctctgaagcATGCGTGCCTCAGATGTTGTGAATAATCCATGTCGTCATGTCTCTGTTACTACACCCGGCTGTTTAATCTCCACATCAGAGCCATTAGAACATTTAAAACCACCGAGCATatttcagctggaaaacaaccTCACGTCATCTCTTCTTACACCGCTGATCGAATCAAGCCGTTCccaggctgcttcctgtttcaccaGCAAACAGGACAAAAAGTCTCACACAGCGTTTGAAATTGAAGCAATTAGCTCTAAACTCACACATTAAGCCTCGTGCTAACAGCAGACGAACAGGCAACCAGTGCAGATTGATAAAGTATTCAAAAATATTGATCCTTCTGATACTTTTTTGGGTGGATTTTTAAGGTTGGTCTGGTATCAGTGTGGGATAAGTATGGTAAGCATGTTGATGTCCAGTCTGGTTGAAAGCTTCGGCGTGAGGCCAGAGcagaaggaggaagcagggggAGCAGAAGCTCCGATCGCTGATCTCTGAGGGAATAATTGCATTTCTTCATTAGAGAGGACAATCTCCTCCATGTTTCTATTCCTCTCTCCACAATTCAtttcttctccatctcctctgatTATTCAGGACTTCAGATCACTCAGTGTTTGTaagagagctgcagagcagagatgcTTTGCTATATTTAGCTTTTCCTGCTTCACATGAATGAAGATGTTCAGCTTATAGatcacagcaaaaataaaactccaactttgttgtgtttcttcaggCCATATTTACACTCTAACACTTTTTATGGGAAAATGCTGAACTTTTGCTGTATTTTGGATGTGGGTAGACACACAAGACACTCCACCACCAAACCATCTTCTTCACCTTCTCCACCACTAACCCTaaaccctgacccctgacctctgacccagcTCCTTCAAGATGTGAACCAGGATGACATTAAAGCGTCTACAGCCAAAACAAGATGATCCATATACAGATTTTACCAGGTTTCTTTAGGCTCGTTATTAGATTTCTTTAGTCCTTAGCCAGTTTCTTTAGGCTCTTTAGTAGGTTGCACCAATTTCTTTAGGTTTTCTAGCAGATTGCACCAGATTTTTAGGCTCTAGGTGAAAAACCTttagaaggaaaacacaaaatatagcCCAATTAATCCTAATAGTAAGTCTTTTACAAAGGTTAATTCATAATGACAGCATGGATTTTGATTTGGCAATAAAGAACCAAATAATCTTATACATTATCCTTAAACATTTAACACAGTTTAAACAGAGGTAGCAAACAAATGCAGTGATAAATGAAATGCTTTTCCTCACAACACATGCTCTCAAAGTTTAAACttcattcacattttaaaatgattaattCTTCCTTAAATCTAACAATCAACACAAATTTTGCACTTCCATGgagaaaaacaactaaaaagttTGCGTTTGGAGCCGGAATGTCCCAGGCGCTCCTGAACgcaacaaacatttctccatGCAAACTGACGGCGATATTTACACAAACAGCGAAACGTCGCAACTCTACCCGCTGTCCATCCACAGTTGTGAGAGTTTCTGGCACAGGTTagtcagagaggaagaccttTTCTGTTTTATAAACAGTTTGGGTGAGCTGCGCTCTGCTTCTTGTGGAGgtaggctgtgttcgaaaccgcatactgcctactacatacttccagacccatactgtccatactgcaccctgcatacccagtccatcagacagtatgcaaagcgtttacactacagcatactacataataacccacaatgcattgcactcctccccgagccgaaatcgaccggctaaagctgatttcactttagctctaaagtcttcaaatgtataactttatagatatatatatttttttaaattaggtgacaaagtggtggtttagagcccgagtgtgtcgtttatttgtccgaataccaactgtttatgattttgttcggacgaattcggcgaaatttaagccagccgcagtgagcaacacacttccggttattttcacaaaaattaaCCATCCccttccctttctcatgcaaaaaaacctcagtgataaatctgtgcttttactttgaaaacaagaagccaaccttccagcaatatatctcgcttaacatcgccgtttggaccgttGTCCCGTTACCGAAATTGGACCAGTTACGATGCCTActgacggagagttttttcggctcttcaacgaagatcggctcgccgtcttcggtacatcatggtcgctttcagcatggacttgtcaGATGTAAGTGgctttttttaactattttaaattaaaataaattaatttattaataattaatttttttttcgcgtcgcgttgcatcttgggtaatttcagtatgagtagtaaacccacgatgtatactcaacatttctgg encodes the following:
- the LOC115393971 gene encoding phospholipid phosphatase-related protein type 5-like, translating into MLYFQLVIMAGTVMLAYYFEYTDTFTVHVQGFFCYDTTYTKPYLGPEDRSAVPPVLLYAVVAGLPTLLMYVTCTVQAKGTRLAKPVLSLGFMCLAFLTGLNRVAEYRNHWSDVIAGFVIGTAIATFLVVCVVHNFKGKLLLNDESPAEQRSNTAMLNMARVESPLEKYIASQNHIAFAEVT